CTTTAACACGGCGCAGTGCCACACGTTTCTCCCAATCTTCACCTCTTATGCATTCTCTGCAAAGTGTGCACGCACGTGGCCTTGCTACAGTTGCCCTTCTCCTACCTGCTTGGCAGCCAAATTCTTCATTAGGAAATGTACCTAAAACAATATCTCCTAACTTCACATGCTAAAGCATATCAAGCAGAACCGGTCAGCACTATCACATAGCTACTAACCCCACTATTAGAGGAATATAATCCACATTTAGTAACGGAATACTGGAAACCCTTTTATAGAggaataaaaacataattaccaaaatttacaccATATAGACAACAAATCATAATGAACAGAACTACCTTTTCCAAGATCTTCTATATCAAACACATTAACAAGGCATTTGCTTTTGAGTTCTTCAGCAAGGTCATCTTCGATATCTTCCAATAATACaacctaaatatataaatatatcataatattgtaataatatagagtcaaaatgagataaaataaacgaaagaaatgaagaaggtttagaaaagaagaaatctaCAGTTACAGTCTATCCTTAACTCAGGAAGCATCCGATAACAAGCAGTGGCCACTGGGGACCACTTTGCATGTGTTTTCCCAATGCCTTTAACAACATGTGCTTCCAGTTCAATTTCCTAGCAAAAAAGTTGGAACTTTTAGTACACTCGAAAAACTTCATAAGGATTAGATTAACTTCTAACAACTTCAAAACGGATCTTGAACTAATGAGAGCAGTACACAAAACCTTCTTAATCTACTAGCACCACATTTAGCTCGTGAAGAGATTTTTTCTAAACCTAAGGCATGATTTGCCATCTTGACATGCTTTATGAGCAATTTTTGAAACAAACAAAAGCATGTAAAATATACCTGGCCAGGGCCAagtttaacaataataatatttggaTACTTAGGGATAATGGGGTTCTTGACAAATTCTGGAATGGTCTCTTGACTGCAACCGAAGTAAGTGTATGTTTCAGGCTTTGATGATGAATCTGAAGCTGTATTTCTTGTTTCCTTAACCAGTTCACTCCCATTAGGCAACCACTTTAATGCATCCGATTTAACTGCATTATTATACATCATTAGAAACAAGGCAAAGCTATAAAGGAAAGaactattaatttcatttaagtaaaaaggtttcATGTTTCACTGATAAAGCCCAAAACCGTACCTGTAATACGTGGACTACCTCTTTTACATTGAACGTGGAGTTTGAAAACAATGGTGTTCTTTTCATTTGGCTGATCATTTTCTACAATTGAAAgagacaaaaagtaaataattaccAAGTGCCCTAAGGGTAAACTCCATAAATTCAGATAAACCATCaaccaaaaaaaatgaattaaacctGAAAGATACTCAAAAAGCCTTGGGTCAACACGGATTGTAACGAGGCCCAACCTATGAGCAAGAACTTCATCTTGGATTATTGATGTGTTGTTTGCAATAAGAACTTTTTCAATTGCCATTGTAGGAAGCTGCAAGCATAATCAGTTCTATCAGTACCAGCACAGACAATATGTTGCAAGCTAACATAGCTAGCATATGATAGCATGCAATATTGTCATTAAAATAGCATATGTTAGCACTGAAAAGAGGTAGATTAAAAAGTCACAGACCTCAGCTATAAGGATCCCCCTGAATGAATTGGCAATAGCTGCATCAATACCGATCATATCAAACTCCATGTCATCTTCATTGAGTCGAACCACTTCAACTCTAAAGTTGTTAGAGAATCGGTCAAGTCGTGAACTATTATCAATTCCCATCGATGCATAAGCGCCAGAATATTGAATACTCTCAGTCTACAAGCAACAAAAGCACCCAAAACATAAGACGTTtaattataatacaaaaaaagagaGCCATAAATTTTAGAACCTTAAGAACAGAACAAGACAGATGATACAAAAAAACTAACCCAAACCCCAAATAAGGAAAAAGgctccattttttttaattacccAATTAAACAACCCCTAAGAAACCACTGTTTCTTAACACTCCATATATGAATAAAAGGGTGttcatgaaaaaatttcaaCTGAAGATGTGTGCTTTAGGTGATAAAAAGAAAGGGGGTAAGAGAGAAGTACATGGATAGGGGCGTCCTTATTGCATGAAACACGACTTTGTTGGAGTTCAAGATGCGGTGGAAGTTGACCCATTGGCACATCTGGCAAATCCCAGattgaaaatttcttcttttcttctcctacCCCCTCTGCCATTGCTTTGTTGCTTAGATTTTGCTGTTaggaatttagggtttaaaaaggAACTGAAAAGAAAGGGGTTTTAGCTATCTACACGGTTGAGGAGAAACTTTTATGTTTAGGGATTTGTTCTTTTTTGACAGAGAGAAAGCACAAAAGGAATTTCAAAAACCTTATCTGTTTTAGTAGCGGAGCTCCTTTAATTTGGAGATTTTAGGTAGAgaaatttggaaataaaatgcgcctttttttttaaatgatttttgcggcgtttttaatgCTTATCTTTTGctaaaaacgtcgctaaaaagtatgttattttaaacaaaatgtcACCATTTTactctgttaaaaattttttattttgtatattaaataataactattttaatattttaagtaagcaaatttgaaattttttgaggaaagtaaaattcaaattaaactactttttataaattatataaaaatgagataaattgaaatataaatatgtaaatatttggataaaaatttaaatttaaatttacatttaaaaacaaaataataataataataaaagaaaaaaca
The window above is part of the Gossypium raimondii isolate GPD5lz chromosome 9, ASM2569854v1, whole genome shotgun sequence genome. Proteins encoded here:
- the LOC105793135 gene encoding uncharacterized protein LOC105793135 isoform X1 produces the protein MAEGVGEEKKKFSIWDLPDVPMGQLPPHLELQQSRVSCNKDAPIHTESIQYSGAYASMGIDNSSRLDRFSNNFRVEVVRLNEDDMEFDMIGIDAAIANSFRGILIAELPTMAIEKVLIANNTSIIQDEVLAHRLGLVTIRVDPRLFEYLSENDQPNEKNTIVFKLHVQCKRGSPRITVKSDALKWLPNGSELVKETRNTASDSSSKPETYTYFGCSQETIPEFVKNPIIPKYPNIIIVKLGPGQEIELEAHVVKGIGKTHAKWSPVATACYRMLPEVVLLEDIEDDLAEELKSKCLVNVFDIEDLGKGRRRATVARPRACTLCRECIRGEDWEKRVALRRVKDHFISLPPEILFTEAVKILEDKCERVITELS
- the LOC105793135 gene encoding uncharacterized protein LOC105793135 isoform X3 — its product is MAEGVGEEKKKFSIWDLPDVPMGQLPPHLELQQSRVSCNKDAPIHTESIQYSGAYASMGIDNSSRLDRFSNNFRVEVVRLNEDDMEFDMIGIDAAIANSFRGILIAELPTMAIEKVLIANNTSIIQDEVLAHRLGLVTIRVDPRLFEYLSENDQPNEKNTIVFKLHVQCKRGSPRITVKSDALKWLPNGSELVKETRNTASDSSSKPETYTYFGCSQETIPEFVKNPIIPKYPNIIIVKLGPGQEIELEAHVVKGIGKTHAKWSPVATACYRMLPEVVLLEDIEDDLAEELKSKCLVNVFDIEDLGKGRRRATVARPRACTLCRECIRGEDWEKRVALRRVKDHFIC
- the LOC105793135 gene encoding uncharacterized protein LOC105793135 isoform X2 — its product is MAEGVGEEKKKFSIWDLPDVPMGQLPPHLELQQSRVSCNKDAPIHTESIQYSGAYASMGIDNSSRLDRFSNNFRVEVVRLNEDDMEFDMIGIDAAIANSFRGILIAELPTMAIEKVLIANNTSIIQDEVLAHRLGLVTIRVDPRLFEYLSENDQPNEKNTIVFKLHVQCKRGSPRITVKSDALKWLPNGSELVKETRNTASDSSSKPETYTYFGCSQETIPEFVKNPIIPKYPNIIIVKLGPGQEIELEAHVVKGIGKTHAKWSPVATACYRMLPEVVLLEDIEDDLAEELKSKCLVNVFDIEDLGKGRRRATVARPRACTLCRECIRGEDWEKRVALRRVKDHFILKILEDKCERVITELS